The genome window tgataaggctaagtttattgggtagtcgagttgaGTACTCGGCCCCTCATTTGTCCCTCCACTTGCAGcctctctatgagaggcagcaatgggtggggaggaaacaggagccggtgctgggggaagtcggcttaaaagccggttccccccagcactgtctccagggTGCTGcttgcccacacccctcccccatgctgtcacctctattagaggcagcagtgggagcgaaggggaggggaggctgctccagcagcagcccctgtttgcagcaaCTTgggctggctgtggatggggcagCTAccgagcagcctctgcccactgccagcctgggccaccgcggacaggggctgctggacccagcatgagctggggcCAAACAATCCCAGCTTGCACTGATCCAGTACtgatcaaagtaggaataagagcctccggaaaagggcactttttccggaggatcggggccagtgtagacgctcttttccggcttttttaaaagccggaaaaaagcggcggacatttttatttaaatgccgcgggggatatttaaatcccccgcggatttccctacgacgactggtgaaatttacatgccccttccggaaaaggggccagtgtagacgtagcctcaatgttaGGATTCTGATTGATTTGCATTTGTCTCTGGAGAAATGAATTAATTTCAATACCGATGTCCTGTTATATCATGATTTATCACTGTACAGAGATTTATGTGGCTTAAAtaactttgggtacatctacattgtggcaatattttgggatacttctagtatcccaaaatagctattctgtgtcttttaaacaagcctattatttcgaaatagctttccTAGTTTGCCTGCCAGTCGCTCCCACCagccgccctcctggccccccaccGGTCACTCCTGCCGAtcacaatgggtctggctccaggccaaactagtgacttcagctcttagctaccaccacctaggctggccaaaagattccagcttctactggaataacaaagagactccttatggaatctgttttaggtctatccttagaacaggtGGGAAAGGAGATAGGTTAAACCAGTTTTACAGCTCATACCTGGAGGGTATGTAGCTGGCTGGCTCAAGTTCCCCCCCAACTCAGTCCACTTgaatctggaagggggaggcttgtccaTCTGAGACTCTTTGGAATGACAGTGACTCTCCTGAAAGCACTGGtgatcatattttaaaattcctacatttagggttaacatggtttgtgaccctaCTACAGCAAAATTAGTTACTATACacaacattccattccaacaattgaccatccatcaAGCCTATAGCACTGGCTCAACTgaatttacataaccacacccctgattccttccccattccagcatgagttgtatttacatatcaacagttaattatcttgcagggctaaacaattgagtgagcataaccacacccagggctgctctcccccttcagctggctgcattgaaAACAGTGgtttcagaccctgcttacatatatAAAACATAAAAGGCCAAAATCATTAGTTAGATTTGGCATGAATTTAACTAAAGTTAGTAAAACTAAATATTATAACTACTAATAAAGAAAAAAGCCTGGATTCATTGCTGTCAttataatgtttaaaaaaattcttttgcaGATAATCGCCTTTGATGAGCTAAGGACAGACTTCAAGAGCCCAATAGACCAGTGCAATCCAGTTCATGCAGTGAGTACAGCCCTGAAGTTTGCCAACCATTAGATATTGAATGGAAGATGTGCTGATCTGTCaatggaaaatatgcaaatgtagTTAGGAATCCCTTATGGATGTAGTTGTAgtctgtgaggctatgtctacactatgcgcttatttgaaataataactcctgaaatagctatttcaaaatagcacatccacattacaaatccccatcgaaatagcacagatttatattgaaatagtgcatccacactgattggaggctgaatcacatttaGAGCCCCTGAGaagcactcctggcagggcatcaggatagcagtcatttcctgtagctgcttcctgaggctatctgagattcgtgcttaaaggggctcccttGTACACCTGTGTCTCCAACTCTTCTCTAttgcctacctcctcaagggacagcaaactctcaccatgtgttctggttgcccttgtggatgccacaacTCTCtcaccatggagccagacccGCTGCAAAGCACTCACCGGCTGTTAGACTTCATGCTGCAACTCCTGCTGCATtctatgcaggctgccctcatggcactACAGGACCACAACAACCAGCTCAGAATGGGGCACCTCCTCGCTCTAGCCCAGGTGCTCCTTGTGCCCCACAGTCCCTTCCAGCCTCCTCTGTACATTGTGCACTGCCACTTCTGATGCCGGggcaccagttccaactggtgggaccacatcgtcatggagtggtgggacaaccagaaATGGCTCCAGATTTTCCActtgcagaaggacaccttcctggagctctgtgagtgtcTCGCCCTGCCCTCCGGTGACAGGACACCTGAATGCAATGTGCCATCCCCCTCCAAAAGTGTgttgccatcaccctctggaagcttgctaTAGCAGAGAGCTACcactctgtggggaaccagtttagTGTGGGGGGATGGACCGTCAGGGCCATGCTTTGCAAGTGTGACTCTCTTGCTATTgtcctaggaggatggtgaactACTGGAATGGCGTGTCTAGGgacgggggtggaatctccattcccaaAGGTTTTTCAGTCCCGGCTTCACAAAGCTCTATTGGGGATGGggtagttggggttgctcctgctgcAGGAAGGGGGTTTGGGTTTTAGGAATTCccgagggctctggcaaccctgtgattctgtttctatgatttctatgattctacaggtggtgaaggccatcaacaccattctGCTGTTCAGGGTCATCACTGTGGGCAACATGGAGCTCGtcatcactggctttgctgccatgggcttccccaactgtgcaggggagcggagggggagaggcggggggggggggcgcggaattGACAGCATCCACATCCCCATCTTTGCCCTGACCACTGTTCCTCAGACTATCAATAGAAAGAGGGTACTTTTCCACGGTGCTGctggccctcatggaccaccagggccagttcacagacatttacattGGCTGGTCGGGGAAGGAGCACAACGTTTGCAtgttcaggaactccagcctgttccaaaagatgcacgcCAGCACatttttccctgaccacaccatcagggtcggggagTTGGACATGTCTATCTGCATTGTGGGCGATGCAGCTTATctcttgctcccctggctaatgaagccctacatgggatgCCTGGACCCCACGAAAAAATGCTTCAGCACCAGGCTCTGCAGGTGCTGCATCATTGTGAAGGGTGCTTTCAGCCAACTTAAGGGGAAGTTCCGgagcctcctcacccacctggacctcaatAACTGGAATATCTCCCAGGTGGTAGCGATCTGCTGTATGCTCCACAACCTCTGTGAAAATAAGGGGGAAACTTTCCTGCCAGGTTGGGGGGCAAAGGCTGAGTGACTCGCCAGGGCTTTGAGCAGCCACATGCCGCTTCCATCCGGCAAGCCCATCACGGGGCTGTGCtcatccaagaggccctgagggagagtttcagccaaggccagccaTGGGACTCTCCCcaggcctctgcattgccccgtGTACCTTTCTTTCCCTATCCCTCCTGTCCTCCCCTTCCAGGTAAAATAAACCAAAGTTTTTGTTTGAAAGAATAAACTCAgtaatttttatttggggaatatataactggggagggactagTGAAAGAACCTAGGAGGGGATCAGGGATGGGACTGGGAGTGGTCCCTGCCTTAGGTGTGTTGAGACACCTTGGCTGCCCAAGAGGTCCCACCACGTTGTGTGCATGGCCCTCAGCAGCCCCGGGTGGGGAGGAGGGCTAGGAAAAGCCAGGGGTGTGGGTACTGGAGGGATTGGAAAGGAGTGGGTtctgggagttggggggagcatgTGTGGAGGGAGGGCGGGCTGCTGGACCACTCAATTTCCAATgcttagtaatttcaaaataacacacttgctgtgtggacgctcaccttgttatttcaaaataacatgagttatttgaaaataactctgtagtgtacacatgccctaaGAGCAGCTGCTATTCACTCTTGATTTAGCAATTCATCTTAGTCTGATGCTCTCAGGGTGGATCTTTATTGAGGTAGTTCCCTTTCTAGCAGAAGTGGCATGAGAGCATTTAGAGATGCAGAAAAAAGCTGAAATGTGATTCATTTTGAAGCACACTTTTCCCCTTTaaaatccttttctttctctgcaaCCCCATTTTCCTCAGAATTTGCATCAGTGTAGTTGTAGTGGTGTCAGCTCCAGGATTTTAGGcagacaagatgggtgaagtagtatcttttattagaccaaatgCTGTTGGTGAGAGCTCTAAAGTTTGTTGGCTCACTCACTAACAGGAGGGCGTCAGTCAGGGATGCAACTATCATCTTTCTGCCTATAGGCAGCAACTTAAATTCTGTCCTACACTAAGGCAGAATAACCTACGGAAGTCAATGAGGTTCCACCTGTTtacaatggggggtgggggggggggcggagagagagaaaagggggcaattgccttgGGGCCTGGAAATTCTAGAGGGGACAGTGCCCCTGGCTGATATTACTGCAgaagccagagccccaggccctttaaatcactgccagagcacagagtggtgcactctgggcagctctaagGGTTGGGGGGCCCACTGTGACATGCCCCCAGCGGCAATGAGAGCTGTCTTCCCTTGCCAggccctttccacctgaggccctgccctttctggaaGCTTGGagccacacccccccacacatacaccttgcccaggggcccagcatggcCATCTTGCTTCCCTGCTTACAGTAAAGGATAATTTgactcagaggctgcatgctCTGCTATACTCCATCAGTCAAGTATAGAGGAACCTGGGCCAAATTAAACTTAAATGTAGATTGGAAGAAAGGGGTACATCTTCTTTGAAAGTGTGTGTGATAAAGTCGATAGGGACAGAAACAGTTGTATAGATTACATACTGGATCAATGGCAAAAATTTGGCACTTCTGTGACTGCAAAACAAGTGTAACTTAAAAGCAATGGCATGTATCAGGAGTAAGGGACAGCTTCCTTCTCCCCTTATTTTAACATATTCCTGACCTATTTCCAACATTCCTGGTGCCAAATTCCATCTGGCGTAGGCAGGTGgaaattctgctctcagctgaGCCAGTGTTAAACAGAGTGATTCCATTTGAAAAAACAATTGGGTTCAGTGAAGTTAACTTATGACACCTGTTATACCATCATTGAATATGGAGTCTCCTAAGAAGCTTTGTACCACAGAATCATCAAGCCAGTCTTAAGTTAATATATATGTTTATGTAAGTATTTGTAGCTGTTAATCTACTAAAATAAATCCACCCCAATAGTAACTGGAAATGATAGGAAACGATCTCAAGTATCTTGCAGCTTTTCCTATAAAGGTTACATGTAGACCTATTTATCCATGTATCTTAATTCTCCTCATCTTGTGATACAAGCACACTTTCTGTGCCTATCTCTGCATCGTGTTTCagtaatttgttttgtttctgagctcGTATGGTGCCCTAGAGAGACAAATTGCTTTTGGTTTAGAATGCTAATGTAATTGGCTTCCAGGATAAGAAAGTCAATGTCTGTCCCTGTTAGTgattcaattaattaattaatcaatcCCAGAATGATCAGTAGTTTTCATTTACCCTGAACAAACATGCCACAGAAAACTGTACATTATTCTGTAATCAGTAGCATCATTTTGACTTTCATCTAGCAGGCTTTCTGCAATACTTCAAACAATATTCTCATGGTACTTTCTTCTGTTCAGAGTAGATGTTAATGGGCATTATGGTAGCACACACAGAGAGATTTTTATGAGACTAGTCATTTGCTCTTCTGTCATACACCTgatgtttttccttcttcccctatTGGGTATCAGTTGGTACCCACATTTCCATCTATCTAACTGTATGGACTCCAGAATCAGACTGTTTTAATGTCTTGTACTAATCTGTTTAGTCTCACAGCACAGGTAAGGAAGTATTTAttatcattcccattttacagaaaggaaGCTGAGAGACAGAGAGGTTAATCAGGAAGACTATTGGTAGAGCTGAGACTTGAACTCAGGTCACCCCAACTTCCATTGTAATGTCTATACCACTACCTCTTCCAGAAGACCAGGCATGTTAACTCCAGTCTTTCAATAAGAACTATGTTGGCAGAACCTTACCTCCACAGGGacctcccattgaagtcaatgatgcTCTGTGCAGGTGTAAGAGTACACCCACATGGGCCTCATAGCACCACAGTCTAAGAAGCTTCTTGTCATGAAGGTGCCATGCAGAGGGAAAATATTACTTTTGTACCTTACATTATCTCCCCAGTTTGAAACCTTTTTTTTAGGAGAAATATAATCCTCACAAAATGGAATCAGtttaaaatagtttgaaaaaCACAGAAGGGCCTAGAGAATTGGCTTCACACGTTGGTTCATCTCATTATTTGTTTCAGAAAGGT of Pelodiscus sinensis isolate JC-2024 chromosome 3, ASM4963464v1, whole genome shotgun sequence contains these proteins:
- the CNIH3 gene encoding protein cornichon homolog 3 isoform X3; protein product: MAFTFAAFCYMLSLVLCAALIFFAIWHIIAFDELRTDFKSPIDQCNPVHAGQQTLTMCSGCPCGCHNSLTMEPDPLQSTHRLLDFMLQLLLHSMQAALMALQDHNNQLRMGHLLALAQVLLVPHSPFQPPLYIVHCHF